From Brassica oleracea var. oleracea cultivar TO1000 chromosome C3, BOL, whole genome shotgun sequence, a single genomic window includes:
- the LOC106332565 gene encoding F-box protein SKP2A-like isoform X1 produces MVMVVGETSMELDQCFQMTMMNMEGVSIKEWKDIPVELLMRILPLVDDRNVIAASGVCSGWRDAISLGLTRLRLSCSDLSSLHLSKMTTLESLKFEPLEAFSDKAIAYLTRSCRNLVCAGYWEQLQSDAVTKPGTV; encoded by the exons ATGGTGATGGTCGTAGGAGAAACATCCATGGAGCTTGACCAGTGTTTTCAGATGACGATGATGAATATGGAAGGAGTCTCGATCAAAGAGTGGAAAGATATCCCTGTTGAGCTTCTCATGAGGATCCTCCCCCTTGTTGATGATCGGAATGTCATTGCTGCTTCTGGTGTTTGCTCTGGCTGGAGAGATGCCATCTCTCTTGGTCTCACTCGTCTCCGTCTCTCTTG TTCGGATCTTTCGTCGTTGCATTTGTCTAAGATGACAACTCTTGAGTCTTTGAAGTTTGAACCTTTAGAAGCGTTCAGCGACAAAGCTATTGCGTATCTGACCAGGTCCTGCAGAAACCT TGTGTGTGCAGGCTATTGGGAACAACTGCAATCAGATGCAGTCACTAAACCTGGGACGGTGTGA
- the LOC106332565 gene encoding F-box protein SKP2A-like isoform X2 produces MVMVVGETSMELDQCFQMTMMNMEGVSIKEWKDIPVELLMRILPLVDDRNVIAASGVCSGWRDAISLGLTRLRLSCSDLSSLHLSKMTTLESLKFEPLEAFSDKAIAYLTRSCRNLLLGTTAIRCSH; encoded by the exons ATGGTGATGGTCGTAGGAGAAACATCCATGGAGCTTGACCAGTGTTTTCAGATGACGATGATGAATATGGAAGGAGTCTCGATCAAAGAGTGGAAAGATATCCCTGTTGAGCTTCTCATGAGGATCCTCCCCCTTGTTGATGATCGGAATGTCATTGCTGCTTCTGGTGTTTGCTCTGGCTGGAGAGATGCCATCTCTCTTGGTCTCACTCGTCTCCGTCTCTCTTG TTCGGATCTTTCGTCGTTGCATTTGTCTAAGATGACAACTCTTGAGTCTTTGAAGTTTGAACCTTTAGAAGCGTTCAGCGACAAAGCTATTGCGTATCTGACCAGGTCCTGCAGAAACCT GCTATTGGGAACAACTGCAATCAGATGCAGTCACTAA